From one Rhizobium rosettiformans genomic stretch:
- a CDS encoding DMT family transporter, producing the protein MPAPHQTTDPRLYDWLLFLLAPLFFSSNLIFGRGISGEVGPFTTALLRWVGAALLMSPFIWRERQACLAFVRQHTALWLTLGILGMGICGGVVYWALTLTTASNATLIYTTSSLFIILFQWLFQKRAITGRELLGMIIAFGGVVAIVLKGHPEALLELTFNIGDLAILVAAIAFAAYSLLLRRPSVRAMPPLPLFALLALSGAVVLIPPGLIEMASGAPLPDTWMEFAKLAGIVLFASLAAFYCFQHAVQVFGPGIAGMTLYLMPPMSILMAVVFLGERFEHYHAIGIVLVTGGLVLATAPGRKTA; encoded by the coding sequence ATGCCCGCTCCACACCAGACCACCGATCCGCGCCTTTACGACTGGCTGCTGTTCTTGCTGGCGCCCTTGTTCTTTTCCTCGAACCTGATCTTCGGTCGAGGGATATCAGGCGAGGTCGGGCCATTCACGACTGCGCTGTTGCGGTGGGTCGGAGCCGCGCTCCTGATGTCGCCCTTCATCTGGCGCGAGCGCCAGGCCTGCCTTGCCTTCGTCCGGCAACACACCGCCCTCTGGCTGACGCTTGGCATTCTCGGCATGGGCATTTGCGGCGGCGTGGTCTACTGGGCGCTGACCCTCACCACCGCATCGAACGCAACACTGATCTACACGACCTCGTCGCTCTTCATCATCCTGTTCCAGTGGCTGTTTCAGAAGCGCGCCATCACCGGTCGCGAACTTCTCGGCATGATCATCGCTTTCGGCGGCGTCGTCGCAATCGTCCTGAAGGGGCATCCCGAAGCGCTTCTTGAACTCACCTTCAACATCGGTGATCTCGCAATTCTCGTGGCTGCAATTGCCTTTGCCGCCTACTCCCTCTTGCTGCGGCGCCCTTCCGTCCGCGCGATGCCGCCGCTGCCTCTGTTCGCCTTGCTGGCTTTGTCGGGCGCGGTCGTTCTCATCCCGCCGGGACTGATCGAAATGGCCTCGGGAGCCCCCCTGCCCGACACCTGGATGGAGTTCGCCAAGCTTGCCGGGATCGTCCTCTTTGCGTCCCTTGCCGCCTTCTACTGCTTCCAGCACGCCGTCCAGGTCTTCGGGCCCGGGATCGCCGGAATGACCCTCTACCTCATGCCGCCGATGTCGATCCTGATGGCGGTCGTCTTCCTCGGCGAACGTTTCGAGCACTATCACGCCATCGGCATAGTTCTGGTCACCGGCGGGCTCGTCCTTGCAACAGCACCGGGCCGAAAAACGGCCTAG
- the hspQ gene encoding heat shock protein HspQ, with amino-acid sequence MKQRSAKFGIGDVVRHKYFPFRGVIFDVDPEFANSEEWWNAIPAEVRPHKDQPFYHLLAENSETEYVAYVSEQNLERDQSQEPLRNPQIQQIFEPQQTGRYKPKMNFAH; translated from the coding sequence ATGAAACAACGAAGCGCTAAATTTGGTATCGGGGACGTCGTACGGCACAAGTACTTTCCGTTCCGCGGCGTGATCTTCGATGTTGATCCGGAGTTTGCCAATTCCGAGGAGTGGTGGAATGCAATCCCCGCCGAGGTCCGGCCCCACAAGGACCAGCCCTTCTACCATCTGCTCGCGGAGAATTCCGAAACGGAATACGTCGCTTATGTCTCCGAGCAGAATTTGGAGCGGGATCAGAGCCAGGAGCCCCTGCGTAATCCGCAGATCCAGCAGATCTTCGAACCGCAGCAGACGGGCCGCTATAAGCCGAAGATGAACTTCGCCCACTAA
- a CDS encoding invasion associated locus B family protein — MMFKLSNATRTAVSAIALSFAATAMPVVAQAQEAAAPSEAKWFKTCAKQEESDVCVVQNQLVAANGQLITAVGLITVEGKVNRKLLQVTVPSARLIPPGVMMQIDGAKGTKLDYAVCLPDRCTAEIPLTDAIIASLKKGNEVVFTSINFRRAPNPIKIPLTGFTGAFDGEAMSQSQAEERQRMLQEAMQKKQEERNKAITDAQNAAKQGN; from the coding sequence ATGATGTTCAAACTTAGCAACGCAACGCGGACGGCTGTGTCTGCAATCGCACTGTCCTTCGCGGCAACCGCCATGCCGGTCGTCGCCCAGGCACAGGAAGCCGCCGCGCCTTCCGAGGCGAAGTGGTTCAAGACCTGCGCCAAGCAGGAAGAGTCCGACGTCTGCGTCGTCCAGAACCAGCTCGTCGCCGCAAACGGTCAGCTGATCACCGCGGTCGGCCTGATCACGGTCGAAGGCAAGGTCAACCGCAAGCTGCTACAGGTCACGGTTCCCTCGGCCCGCCTCATCCCGCCGGGCGTGATGATGCAGATCGATGGCGCTAAGGGCACCAAGCTCGACTACGCCGTCTGCCTGCCGGACCGCTGCACCGCTGAAATCCCGCTGACGGACGCGATCATTGCTAGCCTGAAGAAGGGTAACGAGGTCGTCTTTACCTCGATCAACTTCCGCCGCGCGCCGAACCCGATCAAGATCCCGCTGACCGGCTTCACCGGCGCCTTCGATGGCGAGGCTATGTCGCAGTCGCAGGCCGAAGAGCGCCAGCGCATGCTGCAGGAAGCCATGCAGAAGAAGCAGGAAGAGCGTAACAAGGCGATCACCGACGCCCAGAACGCTGCCAAGCAGGGCAACTGA
- a CDS encoding extracellular solute-binding protein, whose product MVSVLASRHIRDSNSRRIVALRRLLFTLLLLPFASVAAAEPMHGIAMHGEPALSADYTHFPYVNPEVKKGGKVNYGVVGTYDALNPFVLKGMRTTARGVWDPEFGNLLYEPLMTRSADEPFTLYALLAETVEWDADRTYVQFNLNPKARWHDGKPVTPEDVIFTFELLRDKGRPPFNGRLNAVASMEKVGEHGIKFTFNEKANRETPLIFANSTPILPKHAIDPETFDQGGLAIPIGSGPYRIKELKPGEKVTWARDPDYWGKDIPSKVGFDNYDEISVTYFLQEATLFEAFKKGEIDIYPDGDSNHWQRAYNFPAAQNGDVVKEAFKPGLPSGMLGFVFNTRRPIFADVKVREAISTAFDFEAMNKTLFGNAFTRTQSYWQNSALGAFGNAADERELALLGSAKEKLSPEILAGTYSQSATDGSGGDRKALGTAVRLFQEAGYKIQGGKMIDAAGKPLAFEVMTQNEGQEKMAIAFQRTLKMIGIDMAIRTVDDAQYQARSNSFDYDMIIKAYTSSLSPGAEQVNRWASEAKDAQGSFNYAGVADPDIDRMIEALLQARDPADFQAAVRAYDRLLVAGHYLVPLYHIGEQWVARWKHIGRPDAAPLYGYQRSTWFDARMQ is encoded by the coding sequence ATGGTGAGTGTGCTAGCGTCCCGGCACATTCGAGATTCTAATTCGAGGAGGATCGTCGCCTTGCGCCGTCTCTTGTTTACTCTGCTTCTGCTGCCCTTCGCCTCTGTCGCTGCGGCAGAACCCATGCACGGCATTGCCATGCATGGAGAGCCTGCCCTCTCCGCAGACTACACGCATTTTCCCTACGTGAATCCGGAGGTGAAAAAGGGTGGCAAGGTCAATTACGGCGTGGTCGGCACCTATGATGCGCTGAACCCCTTTGTCCTTAAGGGCATGCGCACGACGGCGCGCGGCGTCTGGGATCCGGAATTCGGCAATTTGCTCTACGAACCGCTGATGACCCGGTCTGCCGACGAGCCCTTCACCCTCTATGCCCTGCTGGCCGAAACCGTCGAATGGGATGCCGACCGCACCTATGTGCAGTTCAATCTCAACCCCAAAGCGCGCTGGCATGACGGCAAGCCGGTCACTCCCGAAGATGTGATCTTCACCTTCGAACTCTTGCGCGACAAGGGACGCCCGCCCTTCAACGGCCGGCTCAACGCGGTCGCCAGCATGGAGAAGGTCGGCGAGCACGGCATCAAGTTCACCTTCAACGAGAAGGCAAACCGCGAGACACCGCTGATCTTCGCCAACTCGACCCCGATCTTGCCGAAACACGCGATCGATCCCGAAACCTTCGATCAGGGCGGACTCGCCATCCCGATCGGTTCGGGCCCCTACAGGATCAAGGAGCTGAAGCCCGGCGAGAAGGTCACCTGGGCACGCGACCCCGACTACTGGGGCAAGGACATTCCTTCAAAGGTCGGCTTCGACAACTACGACGAAATCAGCGTCACCTATTTCCTCCAGGAGGCAACGCTGTTCGAAGCCTTCAAGAAAGGCGAGATCGACATCTATCCGGATGGCGATTCGAACCATTGGCAGCGGGCCTATAATTTCCCGGCTGCGCAGAATGGCGATGTAGTGAAGGAAGCCTTCAAGCCTGGGCTCCCCTCCGGCATGCTGGGATTCGTCTTCAACACCCGCCGCCCGATCTTTGCGGACGTCAAGGTGCGCGAGGCAATCAGCACCGCCTTCGACTTCGAAGCAATGAACAAGACCCTTTTCGGCAACGCCTTCACCCGCACGCAAAGCTACTGGCAAAATTCGGCACTCGGCGCCTTCGGCAATGCCGCAGACGAGAGGGAGCTGGCGCTGCTCGGGTCTGCGAAAGAGAAACTGTCGCCGGAGATCCTCGCTGGCACCTACAGCCAATCGGCCACGGACGGATCCGGCGGTGATCGCAAGGCGCTCGGCACGGCCGTCAGGCTCTTCCAGGAAGCGGGCTACAAGATCCAGGGCGGCAAGATGATCGATGCCGCCGGCAAGCCGCTCGCCTTCGAGGTGATGACCCAGAACGAAGGTCAGGAGAAGATGGCCATCGCGTTTCAGCGGACGCTGAAAATGATCGGCATCGACATGGCGATCCGCACCGTCGATGACGCGCAGTATCAGGCGCGCTCCAACAGCTTCGACTATGACATGATCATCAAGGCTTACACCTCGTCGCTCTCGCCCGGCGCCGAGCAGGTCAATCGTTGGGCATCCGAAGCGAAAGATGCCCAGGGCAGCTTCAACTATGCTGGCGTGGCCGACCCCGACATCGACCGCATGATCGAGGCATTGCTGCAGGCCCGCGACCCGGCCGATTTCCAGGCAGCCGTGCGCGCTTATGACCGGCTCCTGGTTGCCGGACACTACCTCGTGCCTCTCTATCACATCGGCGAGCAATGGGTCGCCCGCTGGAAGCATATCGGACGGCCCGATGCAGCCCCGCTCTATGGCTACCAGCGCTCCACATGGTTCGACGCACGGATGCAATAA
- a CDS encoding DsbA family oxidoreductase, producing MDRITIDLVSDVVCPWCYLGKARLELAIAEVQDEVSVDINWRPYQLNPDYPPEGVDQQVELAKKLGGKDKMDQAHAHLKSLGAEVGIAFDFDAIKVGPNTLDAHRLIHWAGQESRETQTRVVDLLFKTNFEQGRNIGDTAVLLDIATDAGLSRPVIESLLSGDADVNHVLSEVEAAKQMGVNGVPFFIFDQQYAVSGAQPPAELANALREIAKAKAEALRNLN from the coding sequence ATGGACCGCATCACCATCGACCTCGTATCCGACGTGGTCTGCCCCTGGTGTTATCTTGGCAAGGCGCGGCTTGAGCTTGCGATCGCCGAAGTGCAGGACGAAGTCAGCGTCGACATCAACTGGCGGCCCTACCAGCTCAACCCCGACTATCCGCCTGAAGGCGTCGACCAGCAGGTCGAACTGGCGAAGAAGCTCGGCGGCAAGGACAAAATGGATCAGGCGCATGCGCATCTGAAGTCGCTCGGTGCCGAGGTCGGCATCGCCTTCGATTTCGATGCGATCAAGGTCGGTCCGAACACGCTTGATGCCCACCGACTGATCCACTGGGCCGGCCAGGAAAGCCGGGAGACGCAGACCCGCGTGGTCGACCTGCTGTTCAAGACGAATTTCGAACAGGGCCGCAATATCGGCGATACCGCCGTGCTGCTCGACATCGCGACCGACGCCGGACTGTCGCGGCCGGTGATCGAATCGCTGCTGTCAGGCGATGCCGACGTCAACCATGTGCTGTCCGAGGTCGAAGCCGCCAAGCAGATGGGCGTGAACGGCGTGCCCTTCTTCATCTTCGACCAGCAATATGCGGTCAGCGGTGCCCAGCCGCCGGCGGAACTTGCCAATGCCCTGCGTGAAATCGCCAAGGCGAAGGCCGAGGCGCTGCGCAATCTGAATTGA
- a CDS encoding DMT family transporter, giving the protein MSADTTFKGVIFAFICFAAYSFSDAAVKMVEGRVPAFEAGFIGSLFGFLAIPFLMKRGDRYTDLVRSTNWPLWGLRFVCSAVGTVGSIIAFTQLSMAEAFCLIFLLPSFATIMSVIFLKEEVGMKRWAAVLIGFLGVLVVLRPGFRDLEIGHLAALISGFAGAVTIIIFRAMGPQEKNISLYGAGLLGSVIICAAFSLPDFQAPDRYDLMLLAAFGLLAAVGNIFMMLASFYAPAPIVGPIQYSQMLWAILLGYLVFGDKVDWPMGIGIVLIVGSGLLTLIRERKRDTPLPPPVAGKTDAALAIKPEQTDV; this is encoded by the coding sequence TTGTCCGCCGACACCACTTTCAAAGGCGTCATCTTCGCCTTCATCTGCTTTGCCGCCTATTCCTTCAGTGATGCTGCCGTGAAAATGGTGGAAGGCCGCGTGCCCGCCTTCGAAGCCGGCTTCATCGGCAGCCTCTTCGGCTTCTTGGCAATCCCCTTCCTGATGAAACGCGGCGACCGCTATACGGATCTGGTGCGCAGCACCAACTGGCCGCTCTGGGGCCTGCGTTTCGTCTGTTCTGCCGTGGGCACGGTCGGCAGCATCATTGCCTTTACCCAGCTCTCCATGGCCGAGGCCTTCTGCCTGATCTTCTTGCTGCCGAGCTTTGCCACCATCATGTCGGTGATCTTCCTCAAGGAAGAGGTGGGCATGAAGCGCTGGGCAGCCGTCCTGATCGGCTTCCTCGGCGTGCTGGTGGTCTTGCGTCCGGGCTTTCGCGATTTGGAAATCGGGCACCTCGCAGCACTGATCTCAGGCTTTGCCGGCGCCGTCACGATCATCATCTTCCGCGCCATGGGCCCGCAGGAGAAGAACATCTCGCTTTACGGTGCGGGTCTGCTCGGCAGCGTCATCATCTGCGCGGCCTTCTCTCTACCGGACTTCCAGGCACCCGACCGTTATGACCTGATGCTGCTTGCCGCCTTCGGCCTGCTCGCAGCCGTCGGTAACATCTTCATGATGCTGGCGTCGTTTTATGCCCCCGCCCCGATCGTCGGACCGATCCAGTACAGCCAGATGCTCTGGGCCATCCTGCTGGGGTATCTCGTCTTCGGCGACAAGGTCGACTGGCCGATGGGCATCGGCATCGTGCTGATCGTCGGATCAGGGCTTCTGACGCTGATCCGCGAGCGCAAGCGCGACACGCCCCTTCCGCCACCGGTGGCCGGCAAGACGGATGCGGCGCTGGCGATCAAGCCGGAACAGACCGACGTCTGA